One segment of Desulfonatronum sp. SC1 DNA contains the following:
- a CDS encoding M23 family metallopeptidase translates to MKRNTYIPRSRPSSPQGIRWRRVFFAIALLLALPKLAMLTFSHMTEGQTPILSSSLDGSENIRLVALERKKNVGPGQFASNDEASFASSGEVVAEEEPAVEETDSVLEKIVRVARGDTLMGILLDAGLARSEAHAAVSALQEVYNPRSLRPGHEVVLTFVPGAEDEVDGFFAGLRMQVDVDRNVMVLRESDEEFLAKEEQWELQVAPFAAQGEITSSLYNAAVGAGMPSPVMIQMIRALSFDVDFQRDIQPGDRFEALFERELDESGQAVREGPLLYATLETGGRALRIFRYTAQDGETDYFNERGQSVRKTLMLTPIDGARLSSGYGMRQHPILGYSRMHRGLDFAAPTGTPIMAAGDGVVTHAGRKGNYGITVELRHPNEYTTLYAHMSRLGRGISRGTRVKQGQVIGYVGTTGMSTGPHLHYEVHLRGQHVNPASVDSPPGRTLDGRDLELFRATTEQVQAQYAALAGRIVADAVQLDAASRVE, encoded by the coding sequence ATGAAACGCAACACCTACATACCTCGATCGCGTCCGTCTTCACCACAAGGAATTCGGTGGAGGCGGGTTTTTTTCGCGATCGCCTTGCTTTTGGCCTTGCCCAAGCTGGCCATGCTGACCTTTTCCCATATGACGGAAGGGCAGACCCCCATTCTTTCATCCTCTCTTGACGGGTCGGAAAATATCAGGCTGGTCGCCTTGGAGCGAAAGAAAAACGTCGGGCCGGGACAGTTCGCTTCTAACGACGAAGCAAGCTTTGCCTCCTCTGGAGAAGTCGTCGCGGAGGAGGAGCCCGCCGTCGAAGAAACTGACAGCGTCCTGGAGAAAATCGTCCGGGTGGCCCGTGGCGACACGCTGATGGGGATTCTTCTGGACGCCGGTCTGGCTCGATCCGAGGCCCACGCCGCGGTTTCCGCGCTGCAGGAGGTCTATAATCCCCGCTCGCTCAGGCCCGGCCATGAAGTGGTCCTGACCTTTGTTCCCGGAGCCGAGGACGAAGTGGACGGTTTTTTCGCCGGGCTTCGGATGCAGGTGGACGTGGACCGCAACGTGATGGTCCTGCGCGAGAGCGACGAAGAATTTCTGGCCAAGGAAGAGCAGTGGGAATTGCAGGTCGCTCCCTTCGCGGCTCAGGGGGAGATCACCTCCAGCCTGTACAACGCCGCCGTGGGGGCGGGCATGCCCAGCCCCGTGATGATTCAAATGATCCGAGCCCTTTCGTTCGACGTGGACTTTCAGCGCGATATCCAACCCGGCGACCGTTTTGAAGCTCTGTTCGAGCGCGAATTGGACGAAAGCGGTCAAGCTGTGCGCGAAGGTCCGCTGCTTTACGCCACGCTGGAAACCGGCGGGCGGGCCTTACGGATTTTTCGGTATACGGCCCAGGACGGGGAGACGGACTATTTCAATGAGCGCGGGCAAAGCGTCCGCAAGACCCTTATGCTGACTCCCATCGACGGCGCACGGCTCAGCTCCGGATACGGCATGCGTCAGCATCCGATTCTCGGTTACAGCCGGATGCATCGCGGTCTGGACTTCGCCGCGCCCACCGGCACCCCAATCATGGCCGCCGGGGATGGCGTGGTCACCCATGCCGGACGCAAGGGCAACTACGGAATCACCGTGGAACTGCGACATCCCAATGAATACACGACGTTGTACGCACACATGAGCCGGTTGGGCCGCGGGATCAGTCGCGGAACTCGGGTGAAACAGGGCCAGGTGATCGGCTACGTCGGCACCACGGGCATGTCCACCGGGCCGCACCTGCATTACGAAGTTCACCTTCGCGGCCAGCATGTGAATCCGGCTTCGGTGGATTCGCCTCCTGGACGGACCTTGGACGGCCGGGATCTGGAGCTGTTCAGGGCCACGACCGAACAGGTGCAGGCTCAGTACGCGGCCTTGGCCGGTAGAATCGTTGCCGACGCGGTCCAACTCGACGCGGCGTCGCGGGTGGAGTGA
- the recR gene encoding recombination mediator RecR, with translation MRELPQTLLNVVDQLATLPGLGPKSALRVALVLLKWPKERTSELGRSILELRDKLCLCGSCAGISDQDPCAICTDSGRSSEQLCLVAEWDSMLLMEQSGGYRGKYLVLGGLLSPLDGVKPESLEMGRLRERLSENQVRELILALGTTLESESTGSYVKNLVERDFPGVQVTRLAQGIPLGTDLKFIDKETLRQSITYRQTL, from the coding sequence GTGCGGGAGTTGCCCCAAACCTTGCTGAACGTGGTGGACCAGTTGGCCACCTTACCGGGCCTCGGTCCGAAATCAGCCCTCCGTGTGGCTCTGGTCCTGTTGAAATGGCCCAAAGAGCGAACATCCGAGTTGGGCCGGAGCATTTTGGAGCTGCGGGACAAGCTCTGCTTGTGCGGCTCCTGTGCCGGCATTTCGGATCAGGATCCCTGCGCGATCTGTACCGATTCCGGTCGATCCTCCGAGCAGCTCTGTCTGGTGGCGGAATGGGATTCCATGCTGCTCATGGAGCAGTCCGGCGGGTATCGGGGCAAGTACCTCGTTCTCGGAGGGCTCTTGTCGCCCTTGGACGGCGTGAAGCCGGAAAGCCTGGAAATGGGTCGCCTTCGCGAACGATTGTCCGAGAATCAGGTTCGGGAACTGATCCTGGCTCTGGGCACGACCCTGGAGTCCGAATCCACGGGTTCCTACGTCAAAAACCTCGTTGAACGAGACTTTCCCGGCGTTCAGGTGACCCGTCTGGCCCAAGGGATACCTCTGGGCACGGACTTGAAATTCATCGACAAGGAAACCTTGCGTCAATCCATTACCTACCGCCAAACGCTGTAA
- a CDS encoding YbaB/EbfC family nucleoid-associated protein: MKGMGDLVRQAQVMQNKITKLQEEVGRRTVEAAAGGGMVTVTVNGAQEVLAIKIDPAVVNPEDVDMLQDLVLAAVNEAMKKAGDMMKDEMAQVTGGIKIPGMF; this comes from the coding sequence ATGAAAGGAATGGGCGACCTGGTCCGCCAGGCGCAGGTGATGCAGAATAAAATCACCAAGCTGCAAGAGGAAGTTGGCCGCAGGACCGTCGAAGCCGCCGCCGGCGGCGGGATGGTCACGGTCACGGTCAACGGGGCCCAGGAAGTCCTGGCCATCAAGATCGACCCGGCCGTGGTCAACCCCGAGGACGTGGACATGTTACAGGATTTGGTTCTGGCCGCGGTAAACGAGGCCATGAAAAAGGCCGGCGACATGATGAAGGACGAGATGGCCCAGGTGACCGGCGGGATCAAGATCCCCGGAATGTTCTAG
- the dnaX gene encoding DNA polymerase III subunit gamma/tau, whose amino-acid sequence MSHIQLTAKHRPQTFAQVAGQEEIRAILSRTAAQDRVAAAYLFSGTRGVGKTTLARIFAKALNCVTAPAAEPCNKCHHCRQITIGSAPDVAEIDGASNRGIEQARRLKEDVGYAPLECRYKVIIIDEAHMLTKEAFNALLKTMEEPPPRVTFIMATTEPHKFPATIISRSQHYVFKMLPQAGLQAHLERILDLEGRVYEPAATALLARRAAGSVRDGMSLLEQVLTISDQALRLEDVRRTLGLAGGELFQRLIQAMREQDCLAVHDVLGDLLREGLDLGFFLRELAGLWRNLFLLRQVGNKALPLLELPEEEGRAWLAVAADLSPTYIHAAWQITLEAQRKVLTSLEPAQSLEMLLLNLTYLPALVPLDGAFSDKPQQAGSVRPVSFSPKPSDKSTKQKIGVGPEPIPTDRSPPPRQTWRERSQQFPRSLSETIQGPSEADQPVQAPKSAPPPPSPPTSPVGPSLRPPTKDEAVEEPTTGTRPSTVEGSEQQLGLDGGYPPPAPASARNVQEPRPQPDPNFIAGEESPLQSSARTADSAFPVKTLEGFLNHYDRLCRADKARYPKLRQIECAMTDQGLVLHCRHQVQYDLLSDPHKLRVLEDAAEDYFERPMRMELVPPRNGGQIPGPSSGAAITPDKHPLVAEFVEQFKAKVVSVEPRQPH is encoded by the coding sequence ATGTCCCACATCCAACTCACCGCCAAGCATCGCCCTCAAACCTTTGCCCAGGTTGCCGGGCAGGAAGAAATCCGGGCTATTTTGTCCCGGACCGCGGCCCAGGACCGGGTGGCCGCGGCTTATTTGTTCAGTGGCACACGGGGCGTGGGCAAAACCACCCTGGCCCGGATTTTCGCCAAAGCGTTAAACTGCGTGACCGCCCCAGCGGCCGAGCCTTGCAACAAGTGCCACCACTGCCGCCAGATCACCATCGGGTCCGCCCCGGACGTGGCCGAGATTGACGGAGCTTCCAACCGGGGCATCGAGCAGGCTCGGCGGCTCAAGGAGGACGTGGGCTATGCTCCCCTGGAGTGCCGCTACAAGGTGATCATCATTGACGAAGCCCATATGCTGACCAAGGAGGCCTTCAACGCCCTGCTCAAAACCATGGAGGAGCCTCCGCCCCGGGTGACCTTCATCATGGCCACCACCGAGCCGCACAAATTTCCAGCCACGATCATCAGTCGCAGCCAGCATTACGTTTTCAAGATGCTCCCTCAAGCCGGACTGCAAGCTCACCTGGAGCGCATTCTAGACCTGGAAGGCCGGGTGTACGAACCGGCGGCGACGGCCTTGCTAGCCCGACGGGCAGCGGGCAGCGTCCGGGACGGTATGTCCCTTCTGGAACAGGTGCTGACCATCAGCGACCAGGCCTTACGCCTGGAGGACGTCCGGCGAACCCTGGGGCTGGCCGGCGGGGAGCTGTTTCAGCGGTTGATCCAGGCCATGCGCGAGCAGGATTGCCTCGCCGTGCACGACGTGCTCGGGGACCTGCTGCGCGAAGGGTTGGATCTGGGCTTTTTTCTGCGTGAGCTGGCCGGGCTGTGGCGCAATCTTTTTCTGCTGCGCCAAGTCGGGAACAAGGCCTTGCCCCTGCTGGAACTGCCTGAAGAAGAAGGGCGGGCGTGGTTGGCCGTGGCCGCCGACCTTTCCCCCACCTATATCCACGCGGCATGGCAGATCACCCTGGAGGCCCAGCGCAAGGTGCTGACCAGCCTGGAACCGGCCCAATCTCTGGAAATGCTGCTTCTTAACCTGACCTACCTGCCTGCGCTGGTGCCCTTGGACGGCGCGTTTTCAGACAAACCGCAGCAAGCTGGCTCGGTTCGGCCCGTGAGCTTTTCCCCAAAGCCATCCGACAAATCAACCAAGCAAAAAATCGGCGTCGGTCCTGAACCGATCCCGACAGATCGAAGCCCCCCCCCCAGGCAGACCTGGCGGGAGCGCTCCCAGCAGTTCCCCAGGTCGCTGTCCGAAACCATTCAGGGGCCGTCCGAAGCCGATCAGCCTGTTCAAGCTCCAAAGTCCGCTCCGCCACCGCCTTCGCCTCCGACCTCCCCGGTTGGTCCTTCACTGAGACCACCGACAAAAGACGAGGCGGTTGAGGAGCCGACAACCGGGACACGCCCGAGCACCGTGGAAGGCTCGGAGCAGCAACTCGGACTCGACGGCGGATACCCCCCGCCCGCTCCCGCCTCCGCCCGAAACGTCCAGGAACCTCGACCTCAACCTGATCCTAACTTCATTGCAGGGGAAGAGAGTCCGCTACAGTCCTCGGCGAGGACGGCGGATTCGGCGTTTCCTGTCAAAACACTTGAAGGCTTTTTAAACCACTATGACCGACTGTGCCGCGCCGACAAGGCCCGTTATCCGAAGCTGCGCCAGATTGAATGCGCCATGACGGATCAGGGTCTGGTCCTGCATTGTCGGCACCAGGTGCAGTACGACTTGCTCAGCGACCCCCATAAGCTCCGGGTCCTGGAGGATGCGGCCGAAGACTATTTCGAGCGCCCCATGCGAATGGAGCTTGTTCCACCACGAAATGGCGGTCAAATCCCGGGCCCGTCGTCCGGGGCCGCCATTACTCCGGACAAGCATCCACTGGTGGCCGAATTCGTTGAACAATTCAAGGCGAAAGTGGTCTCCGTGGAACCACGACAGCCCCATTAA
- the der gene encoding ribosome biogenesis GTPase Der, which translates to MNQELPVVALIGRPNVGKSSIFNRLLRSSKALTHDVPGVTRDRIYGEVRRGAKPYALVDTGGLEPESNEDIKQAVLFQAREALLEATLVLMIVDGREGPNALDEQVAELLRVANKPVLLIVNKVDAAEREDLLTADFHQFGFPLFAVSAAHGHGLNHLRDTIVDRLPTPTAAESEPRDAPKDAPEEQEGPGDQNGLKEGEPKEDEDASKVGGLRLALLGRPNVGKSSLINALIGYHRVIVSREAGTTRDSVDVTWQAGDKTYTLVDTAGVRKRTRIQDSLERFSVLKSLRSSKKAQITLLVLDAVEGLTGQDKKLFSFLDREKTPLIAVINKIDLIPRNELNALKKDFKEELSFAGHVPLVFTSTMTRAGLGGLLPLAERTWDQCQTRISTGQLNRILGDATQKHQPAVVNRRRAKFFYVTQSDVSPPTFVFFVNDPELVKPAYSRYLENQIRKRFNLNLTPLQLYFRSSHEQNRK; encoded by the coding sequence ATGAATCAAGAACTGCCCGTCGTGGCCCTGATCGGTCGGCCCAATGTCGGCAAATCTTCCATTTTCAACCGACTGCTGCGGTCTTCCAAGGCCCTGACCCACGATGTCCCCGGTGTGACCCGAGACAGGATATACGGGGAGGTGCGACGCGGCGCCAAGCCCTACGCCCTTGTGGATACCGGCGGCTTGGAGCCGGAATCCAACGAAGACATCAAGCAAGCCGTGCTTTTCCAAGCCCGAGAGGCCCTGCTGGAAGCGACCCTGGTGCTGATGATCGTGGATGGCCGGGAAGGGCCTAACGCCCTGGACGAACAGGTGGCTGAGCTGTTGCGCGTGGCCAACAAGCCGGTGTTGTTGATCGTCAACAAGGTGGACGCCGCGGAGAGGGAAGACCTGCTTACCGCGGACTTTCACCAGTTCGGCTTCCCCCTTTTCGCCGTGTCCGCGGCCCATGGGCACGGCCTGAATCACCTCCGGGATACCATTGTGGACCGGCTGCCGACCCCGACTGCCGCCGAGAGTGAGCCAAGAGACGCGCCAAAAGATGCACCTGAGGAACAAGAAGGGCCAGGCGACCAGAACGGGCTGAAAGAAGGTGAGCCGAAAGAGGATGAGGACGCATCCAAGGTCGGCGGGTTGCGTCTGGCGCTGCTCGGGCGGCCCAACGTAGGCAAGTCCTCCCTGATCAACGCCCTGATCGGCTACCACCGGGTGATCGTCTCCAGGGAAGCCGGAACGACCCGGGACAGCGTGGACGTGACCTGGCAGGCGGGGGACAAGACGTACACCCTGGTGGATACGGCCGGAGTGCGCAAACGCACGCGCATTCAAGACAGCCTGGAGCGTTTCAGCGTCCTCAAGTCCCTGCGCAGCAGCAAAAAAGCCCAGATCACCCTGTTGGTTCTGGACGCCGTGGAGGGCCTGACCGGGCAGGACAAGAAGCTGTTTTCATTTTTGGACCGTGAAAAGACCCCGCTGATCGCGGTGATCAACAAAATCGACCTGATTCCCCGCAATGAGCTGAATGCCCTAAAGAAGGACTTTAAAGAAGAACTGTCTTTTGCCGGGCACGTCCCTCTGGTCTTCACGTCCACCATGACCCGGGCCGGACTCGGCGGCCTGCTGCCTCTGGCGGAACGAACCTGGGACCAGTGCCAAACCCGAATTTCCACGGGCCAACTGAATCGCATCCTCGGCGACGCCACCCAGAAACACCAACCCGCCGTGGTCAATCGACGCCGGGCCAAATTCTTCTACGTCACCCAATCCGACGTCTCCCCGCCGACGTTCGTTTTCTTCGTCAACGACCCCGAGCTGGTCAAGCCAGCCTACTCCCGATACCTGGAAAACCAAATCCGCAAGCGGTTTAACCTGAACCTTACTCCGTTGCAGCTCTATTTCCGCTCCAGCCATGAGCAGAATCGCAAGTAG
- the mtnA gene encoding S-methyl-5-thioribose-1-phosphate isomerase: MHPHIQFKPEANELHLLDQRLLPLTEEWFVCRNMIDIITALKEMVIRGAPAIGVTAAYGCCIAAGNIDPDSPSWSADLDAQLGDLARARPTAVNLTWAVALMRQTWQDHPDIGLEALRTAWLTQAVELHQRDEAVNREMGRNGADLLRDGDTVMTHCNAGALATGAYGTALGVIRAAVESGKNISVLANETRPFLQGARLTAYELAQDDIPVTVCCDNAVGLLMAKGMVQAVVVGADRVAANGDAANKIGTYTVAVLAQRHRVPFYVAVPFSTIDFATPSGAEIPIEERTPREVTHIQDRQITPEGVQVLNFAFDITPAELITGLITEKGVIKPSDLQQYAST, encoded by the coding sequence ATGCACCCCCACATCCAATTCAAGCCCGAGGCCAATGAACTGCACCTGTTGGATCAGCGACTCCTGCCGCTGACCGAGGAGTGGTTCGTCTGCCGGAACATGATCGACATCATTACCGCTCTCAAGGAAATGGTCATCCGCGGCGCTCCGGCCATCGGCGTGACCGCGGCTTACGGCTGCTGCATCGCGGCCGGCAACATCGACCCGGACTCCCCGTCATGGAGCGCGGACCTGGACGCCCAGCTGGGAGACCTGGCCCGGGCCAGACCCACGGCGGTGAACCTGACCTGGGCCGTGGCCCTGATGCGCCAAACCTGGCAAGACCATCCGGACATCGGGCTGGAGGCGCTGCGCACGGCTTGGCTCACCCAGGCCGTGGAACTGCATCAACGCGACGAAGCCGTGAACCGGGAGATGGGCCGGAACGGCGCGGACCTGCTCCGGGACGGCGATACGGTGATGACCCACTGCAACGCGGGGGCCCTGGCCACAGGAGCCTACGGCACGGCCCTGGGCGTGATCCGGGCCGCCGTGGAATCCGGCAAAAACATCTCCGTGCTGGCCAACGAGACCCGGCCCTTTTTACAGGGTGCGCGGCTGACCGCCTACGAGCTGGCCCAGGACGACATCCCGGTGACCGTGTGCTGCGACAACGCCGTGGGCCTGCTGATGGCCAAGGGCATGGTCCAGGCCGTGGTGGTGGGCGCGGACCGGGTCGCGGCCAATGGAGACGCGGCCAACAAGATCGGAACGTATACCGTGGCGGTTCTGGCCCAACGGCACAGAGTGCCTTTTTATGTAGCGGTTCCGTTTTCAACCATCGACTTTGCCACGCCCTCGGGTGCGGAGATCCCCATCGAGGAGCGCACTCCACGGGAAGTGACCCATATCCAGGATCGTCAAATCACTCCGGAAGGCGTCCAGGTGCTCAATTTCGCCTTCGACATCACCCCGGCCGAGCTGATCACCGGTTTGATCACGGAAAAAGGCGTGATCAAACCGTCGGATTTGCAACAATACGCCTCAACCTAA
- the gatB gene encoding Asp-tRNA(Asn)/Glu-tRNA(Gln) amidotransferase subunit GatB, giving the protein MSAYEAVIGLEVHAQLRTRTKIFCSCSTQFGREPNSNVCPVCTGMPGVLPVLNRTAVEYAAKMGMAVECAVNPRSVFARKNYFYPDLPKAYQISQYELPLAEHGRLRITANGTEKTIGITRIHMEEDAGKSIHSATENKSFVDLNRTGVPLIEIVSEPDLRSADEAVAYLKALRSILVYLEICDGNMEEGSFRCDANVSIRPKGAAELGTRAELKNLNSFRHVHKAIEYEISRQAVLLEDGEQVVQETRLYDVDKGITVSMRGKEEAHDYRYFPDPDLVPLLISPELLADLKRSIPELPQAREARFIADYGLPEAAAQTLTAEKDLADYFEAAARLYPEPQKISNWILSDLLRELNQAKTAAADSPLTPAHLAELLGMIDSGQISTRIAKQIFPDVFVSKESPQKIVERKGLAQISDTGALETVVDSILSSNPKEVEAFKNGKTKLMGFFVGQVMRQTKGQANPDLVNKLILEKLQ; this is encoded by the coding sequence GTGTCCGCGTATGAAGCCGTGATCGGCCTGGAAGTGCATGCCCAGTTGCGCACCAGGACCAAGATATTCTGCTCCTGTTCGACCCAGTTCGGTCGGGAACCCAATTCCAATGTCTGCCCGGTCTGCACGGGGATGCCCGGAGTGCTGCCGGTGCTCAATCGAACTGCCGTGGAGTACGCGGCCAAGATGGGGATGGCCGTGGAGTGCGCGGTCAACCCGCGATCGGTGTTCGCCCGCAAGAACTACTTTTATCCGGACCTGCCCAAGGCCTACCAGATATCCCAGTACGAACTGCCCCTGGCCGAACACGGTCGGTTGCGGATCACCGCCAACGGGACGGAAAAGACCATCGGCATCACCCGGATCCACATGGAGGAGGACGCCGGAAAGTCCATCCACTCCGCCACGGAGAACAAGAGTTTCGTGGACCTGAACCGCACCGGAGTGCCGCTCATCGAGATCGTCAGCGAACCGGATCTGCGGAGCGCGGACGAGGCCGTGGCCTACCTCAAGGCCCTGCGCTCGATCCTGGTCTACCTGGAGATCTGCGACGGAAACATGGAAGAGGGCAGTTTCCGCTGCGACGCCAACGTGTCCATCCGGCCCAAGGGGGCCGCGGAACTGGGCACCCGGGCCGAACTGAAGAACCTCAATTCCTTTCGCCACGTGCACAAGGCCATTGAATACGAGATTTCCCGCCAGGCCGTCCTGCTGGAGGACGGCGAGCAGGTGGTTCAGGAAACCCGGCTCTACGACGTGGACAAAGGGATCACCGTGTCCATGCGCGGCAAGGAAGAGGCCCACGACTACCGGTATTTCCCGGACCCCGACCTGGTTCCGTTGCTGATCTCCCCGGAACTGCTGGCCGACCTGAAGCGCTCCATCCCGGAACTGCCCCAAGCCCGGGAAGCCCGGTTCATCGCCGACTACGGCCTGCCCGAAGCCGCGGCCCAGACCCTGACCGCGGAGAAGGATCTGGCGGACTACTTCGAAGCCGCGGCCCGGCTGTATCCGGAGCCGCAAAAGATCAGCAACTGGATACTTTCCGATCTGTTGCGGGAACTGAACCAGGCCAAGACCGCCGCGGCCGACTCGCCGCTGACCCCGGCACACCTGGCCGAACTGCTGGGCATGATCGACTCCGGCCAAATCAGCACGCGCATCGCCAAACAGATATTTCCGGACGTCTTCGTCTCCAAGGAGTCCCCACAGAAGATCGTGGAGCGCAAGGGGCTGGCCCAGATTTCGGATACCGGCGCCCTGGAGACCGTGGTGGATTCCATCCTGTCCTCCAACCCCAAGGAGGTCGAGGCCTTCAAGAACGGCAAGACCAAACTGATGGGCTTCTTCGTCGGCCAGGTCATGCGCCAGACCAAGGGCCAGGCCAATCCGGACCTGGTGAACAAGCTGATTCTTGAGAAGCTGCAATAA
- the gltA gene encoding NADPH-dependent glutamate synthase produces MHAKHDSEPSRDNTGPKRAKRPIIPRQPMPEQDPRRRRFNFEEVPRGYSEETARLEASRCLQCKKAGCITGCPVNINIPAFIDLIAKGHFAEAADKLKEQNALPAVCGRVCPQENQCEAGCILGKKDDPVAIGRLERFAADYARNHGHEPPVCAATSTGKRVAVVGAGPAGITVAGDLIRWGHEVVMFEALHLAGGVLMYGIPQFRLPKEIVQYEINTLKKNGVEIRTDMAIGMTQTVDQLLESGFDAVFVGTGAGLPMFLNIPGENAIGVFSANEFLTRINLMKAYDFPKYGTAPIRPKRAVTVGGGNVAMDSARTALRLGGESVIVYRRSQEEMPARAEEVHHAQEEGVEFHLLTAPKRILTDARNRVTGLECLRMELGEPDASGRRRPVAVEGSEFVVAADTIIVAVGNQPNPLVPRTSSGIKVGRRGTIVADPETMATSKPGVFAGGDIVSGAATVISAMGQGKQAARAMHRYLTGEEPPCV; encoded by the coding sequence ATGCACGCTAAACACGATAGTGAGCCCTCCAGGGACAACACCGGTCCGAAGCGGGCCAAGCGCCCCATAATCCCCCGCCAACCCATGCCCGAGCAGGACCCGCGGCGGCGGCGGTTCAATTTCGAGGAGGTGCCCCGGGGCTATTCCGAGGAGACCGCCAGGCTGGAGGCCTCCCGGTGCTTGCAGTGCAAGAAGGCGGGCTGCATCACTGGGTGTCCGGTGAACATCAACATTCCGGCCTTCATTGATCTGATCGCCAAGGGGCATTTTGCCGAAGCCGCGGACAAGCTCAAGGAGCAGAACGCCCTGCCCGCGGTCTGCGGCCGGGTCTGCCCCCAGGAGAACCAGTGCGAGGCCGGATGCATCCTGGGCAAGAAAGACGATCCCGTGGCTATTGGTCGACTGGAACGCTTTGCCGCGGACTACGCCCGGAATCACGGCCATGAGCCGCCGGTCTGCGCCGCGACGTCCACCGGCAAGCGGGTGGCCGTGGTCGGAGCCGGCCCGGCGGGGATCACCGTGGCCGGAGACTTGATCCGCTGGGGGCACGAGGTGGTGATGTTCGAGGCCCTGCACCTGGCCGGAGGGGTGTTGATGTACGGCATTCCTCAATTCCGTCTGCCCAAGGAAATCGTCCAGTACGAGATCAACACCCTGAAGAAGAACGGCGTGGAAATCCGCACGGACATGGCCATCGGCATGACCCAGACCGTTGACCAGCTTCTGGAAAGCGGGTTCGACGCCGTGTTCGTGGGTACGGGGGCCGGGCTGCCCATGTTTCTGAACATCCCCGGCGAGAACGCCATCGGCGTGTTCTCGGCCAACGAATTTCTGACCCGGATCAACCTGATGAAGGCCTATGATTTCCCCAAGTACGGCACGGCCCCGATCCGACCCAAGCGGGCCGTCACCGTGGGCGGGGGCAACGTGGCCATGGATTCGGCCCGCACGGCCCTGCGTCTGGGCGGGGAATCGGTGATCGTCTATCGCCGGAGCCAGGAGGAAATGCCTGCCCGGGCCGAAGAGGTGCATCACGCCCAGGAGGAAGGCGTGGAGTTCCACTTGCTCACCGCGCCCAAACGTATCCTCACGGACGCTCGCAATCGGGTCACGGGGCTGGAATGTCTGCGCATGGAACTGGGCGAACCGGACGCCTCGGGTCGACGCCGGCCCGTGGCCGTGGAGGGCAGCGAGTTCGTGGTGGCCGCGGACACGATCATCGTGGCCGTGGGCAACCAGCCCAATCCCTTGGTCCCAAGAACGTCGTCCGGCATCAAAGTGGGCAGGCGCGGGACCATCGTGGCGGACCCGGAGACCATGGCCACCTCCAAGCCCGGCGTCTTCGCCGGAGGAGACATCGTCTCCGGCGCGGCCACGGTGATCAGCGCCATGGGCCAAGGCAAGCAGGCCGCCCGGGCCATGCATCGCTATCTGACCGGGGAAGAGCCTCCCTGTGTATAA